Sequence from the Desulfomonile tiedjei genome:
GAATATTGGCATAGGGGATGTATGCTATACAATTGGTTTATTTAGATTTTTAACAGGAATAAAAAGAAATTTACCAGTTGTACATACTGGTAACGTAGCGATGGTACCTAGCGATGAAAAGGTTCCCGCAAGAGATTCCTTAACTGGAAAGACTGAATATGTTGAAGCTTATTTAATTGAATCGCAAAGCGTAGATGGATTAAGTGGTTCTCCCGTTTTTGCACGGCCAACCATGGAATTCCCTTTTGGCAGAAATGATGATGAAGGCATATTGGGTTCACAAATTGGACTTAAAAATATTTATTTAATTGGAATATGGCAAAGTGCGTGGAATGCTTCCCCTGATGAAATTATGGCTGCGGCGATAGGTATAAATGAAGACAGGCGAGTATCTTATGGTATGGGTGTGGTCATACCTATCTATAAACTTATAGAGCTATTGGAGATTGCTCAGATGTTAGAAAGGCGCGAGGCCCAAAAAGCTGCATGGGAAGCTAAAATTCCTGCCGCAGAGATGGAATCAGTTATTCCCCCCTTAAAGGCAGATAATCCCCGACACAAAGAGGATTTCACGTCTCTAGTAGGCGCGGCAGCGAAAAAGAAGCCACCAGACGATAAAACATAGCGTGATGGGATTTACGCATATTATGACGGTAATTAAACTCGCTCACATATTTCCAAAGATGCTTAGCGGAAACATGAACATGAGTACCGCGAATTGCACGCTTTAAAAGGCTCCAATGACCTTCAAGGCTATTAACATGATGGATACCATTAACATACTCTTTAGAATTATGGTTTACGCGGCCAAGCTCATAACCATCTTTAAGGTCATTATATCCCGGCCATTCATCGGCACTGATAGTGCTTCCCGGCTCAACATTGTGGCGGATATGGGGGTCAAGGGTGCTTCGCTTCACGTCTTTGATAGGACCGGAGCGCAAAATACCGTCTCTTTCTTTCAGGCCGAAAACAATGCTTTTATTGCTCCCTCTGAGTTTGGTAACTTCCCGGCTTTGATAACCGCCAATAATTGTTTCGTCAACTTCAACATGGCCCTTAAGCGGTTTGTGGTTATCGGCCTGGGCCATAAGTTTTCTCAGTTCGTGAGCCATACGCCACGCTGTTTTATAGGTGCAGCCGATTTGCCTTTGCAATTCTTTGGCGGCTACGCCGTGGCGGGTGCTGGTCATTAAATACATGGCAAAGAACCAATGGGTTAGTTTGGTCCGGGATTTCTCAAAAATGGTGCCGACACAAGGATAAAAATGGTGGCCGCAGCGATCACAGGCATAACCCCGGCGCTTGGTCATGGCGTGGAATTTAGAAAGGACATTGCAGGAAGGGCAGACAAACTCAGTTCCGCCATATTGCTCCTGCATGATTCTCTCAAGGCAAGCCCGATCATCTGGATATTCGGCTTGAAACTGTTTGAACGTGTATTTCATGGCCCTTTCTCCTTGTCTGTTAGGGATAAGATAGCACATGAAAATACTTGTGTCAAGGGGATGATCGCCCAAAGTTCAAAGTTAATACCGAGATTGCCATAAATTTTTCATAACTTACTGGTAAGCCGAAGGCTCATGAGCAACTATTCCGAAAAGTTCTCAGAATTGGTGGCCCAGGCTTTCCAGCCTGTGCGGATTACCGAGGCGGGCGAGACGCCCGCCCTACCACTTTTTCATGCTTTACGGGTGGGCCGAAGGCCCATGAGGAACTGCTAAGATTATTTTCACGCCATTCCGGGCCATCAAATCTGAGGCTGAGACACCACTTGCCCCCGGCGCTCCAGTTCTTCCTCAATTTCCCTGGCCCAGGGCACTTCTTCCTGGCGCCGGGTTCTGGCCTCCCGGATAAGGCGCAGATTGCGGGCGGTAGTTTTTGGCTCCCAGCTTTCCCTGACCGCGGCCAGGGCATCTCCCAGGGCCCCCAGGGCCTTCTCCTCGTCTTTGGCCAGGACCGCCAGCTCCAGACGAGTGGCATAATCCCAGTAGTCCGGTTTGCCCGCGGCCATGCGGCGCTCCACCGCGTAGGCCACCACCGGCAGGAGCTGCTCCCGCCTGGGATCGGGAGGCTCTTTGAGCTCCATCAGAGTTACGGCGTTGATGCCGGGGTAGGCATCGCGCCAGTCAGCCTCGAAGCCGGACAGATAGGCCTCAATCGCCTTGTCCAGCAGCCCCCGGGCGAGAAATCCTTGCCCGGTCTTGATCGCCGCTTCCCAACGATCCTTATAGACCCGGCCGAGAATGCCATAGGTCTCGCTGCTGGGACCGCGCCGTTTCAGGAGTTCCAAGAGCACTCCCTCGGCCTTCTCGCCCTTTTTTCCCCGGTTGAGGGCCAGGGCCAGTTGCTCCTGGACCATGACCGTGGCGGCCAGGGGCGGGGCCATTTTCTTTACCAGTGCAAGCATTTCCGGCCAGGCCTCCACCGCCCGGTAGGAGAGAAAAAGGTCGATGACCACCCCGGATTCCACGTCTTCGATCACCCCGAGTTCCTGCTCCACGGCCCGGAGCGCGTCCACCCCTCGGCCCCGGGCCTCGGCCAACCGGGCCTTCAT
This genomic interval carries:
- a CDS encoding IS1595 family transposase, producing the protein MKYTFKQFQAEYPDDRACLERIMQEQYGGTEFVCPSCNVLSKFHAMTKRRGYACDRCGHHFYPCVGTIFEKSRTKLTHWFFAMYLMTSTRHGVAAKELQRQIGCTYKTAWRMAHELRKLMAQADNHKPLKGHVEVDETIIGGYQSREVTKLRGSNKSIVFGLKERDGILRSGPIKDVKRSTLDPHIRHNVEPGSTISADEWPGYNDLKDGYELGRVNHNSKEYVNGIHHVNSLEGHWSLLKRAIRGTHVHVSAKHLWKYVSEFNYRHNMRKSHHAMFYRLVASFSLPRLLET
- a CDS encoding DUF4071 domain-containing protein translates to MPMTRPLCFVLMPFGKKPNIGGGMVDFDAVYRELIAPAIDAAGLEPLRADEEMTGGIIHKPMFERLILCEYAVADLTTANANVFYELGVRHAVRPWSTVLIFAAGGSQLPFDVAPLRALPYQLTPEGAPAEVAATKEALTQRLLEAKKTATDSPIFQLVEGYPDIDHTKTDVFRDRVQYSSEMKARLAEARGRGVDALRAVEQELGVIEDVESGVVIDLFLSYRAVEAWPEMLALVKKMAPPLAATVMVQEQLALALNRGKKGEKAEGVLLELLKRRGPSSETYGILGRVYKDRWEAAIKTGQGFLARGLLDKAIEAYLSGFEADWRDAYPGINAVTLMELKEPPDPRREQLLPVVAYAVERRMAAGKPDYWDYATRLELAVLAKDEEKALGALGDALAAVRESWEPKTTARNLRLIREARTRRQEEVPWAREIEEELERRGQVVSQPQI